From Penaeus vannamei isolate JL-2024 chromosome 12, ASM4276789v1, whole genome shotgun sequence, the proteins below share one genomic window:
- the LOC113824696 gene encoding pigment-dispersing hormone type 1 yields MRGFIVVVLLVAVAVSLQAAVAESSLRYSEREVVFELAAQILRVAQGPSAFAAGPHKRNSELINSLLGLPKVMNDAGRR; encoded by the exons ATGCGTGGTTTTATTGTGGTCGTCTTGCTGGTGGCGGTGGCTGTGAGTCTTCAGGCAGCAGTGGCCGAGAGCAGTCTCAGGTACTCTGAACGCGAG GTGGTGTTCGAGTTGGCGGCGCAGATCCTGCGCGTGGCCCAGGGACCCTCGGCCTTCGCGGCGGGACCTCACAAGCGCAACTCCGAACTCATCAACTCCCTCCTTGGACTCCCCAAGGTCATGAACGACGCCGGAAGGAGATAA